A part of Amycolatopsis lurida genomic DNA contains:
- a CDS encoding SpoIIE family protein phosphatase, producing the protein METQDPPSGSGDGGPDLLDVVGRLPVVVWQADVRSGAYSFVSDECRRLLGYPPAPWLADPAFAASLVHPQDRERYLSLRAHGWNRQDYDLTYRAIAADGRVVWLRELGRVLPGGVVSGVLLDVSGREPEAERQQFLAEFERGLQDLEDAEQVMAYAAQRLGDYLGADRCAYAEAEDDEDHFLMSGDHATGLPPLPGRFAMSEFGKGCMRAMRAGLPWVVADSSEDDRLEAADLNAYRVTGIRAVICVPLLRAGRFVAAMAVHQATVRPWTDAEIGLVEMIVNRCWESIQRTHAGRALRDSEQRYRLLVERATDAIWMLDRDLRFDEINPAACELLGYSRDELIGTPITDLLENDGSDRWREFVVDLGKVWETSDVHHFHRADGTTIALELSIQATPSGVQAIGRDVTERRRREAERELLLQREHDIAETLQQSLLPRELPALPRIAVAARYLPVAAHAQTGGDWYELIALRGSVVALSVGDVVGKGPQAAAVMGQLRSALAVSLLDGHGPAAALQRLDAFAARTEGAPGTTCACLTLDWETGELRWALAGHPPPVVVGGSTATLLPGGGSVLGGPRRARYREETATLKPGTSVLLYTDGLVERRDEHIDEGLRRLCKALADNHSLSPEPLVAAVIDSLLDTGQEDDVAVLGLRLIPQPLRRERTAEPAILRELRAEVIDWSQLAGIPAGLYQDLNLALVEAVANSIEHAYPQSAGLVTYSVTRTATGDVEVVVTDRGIWRPEPADNGHRGRGIQLINALAETATIDQSEHGTTVRFRIASRTASTADVVPPVLTDDTAVNLSVDGAPGEPILRLTGDLDLTTTASVRPALLHRIESTDAPELTVDLTGVRYLSSCGIALLLDAATLASGQNSTLTVLTTEGSMPLRILEIAGLTGLGDDALTVETMPTASAN; encoded by the coding sequence ATGGAAACGCAAGACCCGCCGTCAGGTTCCGGCGACGGTGGCCCGGACCTCCTGGATGTGGTCGGTCGGTTGCCGGTCGTCGTATGGCAGGCAGACGTCCGCAGTGGCGCTTACTCCTTCGTATCCGACGAATGCCGGCGCCTGCTCGGGTATCCTCCCGCCCCCTGGCTGGCCGATCCGGCTTTCGCCGCGTCCTTGGTGCACCCACAGGATCGCGAACGCTACCTCAGCCTGCGTGCCCACGGCTGGAACCGGCAAGACTACGACCTCACCTATCGCGCGATCGCGGCGGACGGCCGGGTTGTCTGGCTTCGGGAGTTGGGGCGAGTGCTGCCCGGTGGCGTCGTCAGCGGTGTCTTGCTCGACGTGTCCGGGAGGGAGCCGGAGGCCGAGCGGCAACAGTTCCTCGCCGAATTCGAGCGTGGCCTCCAGGATCTGGAGGACGCCGAACAGGTCATGGCGTACGCGGCCCAGCGCCTCGGCGACTACCTGGGCGCCGATCGCTGTGCCTACGCCGAGGCCGAAGACGACGAGGACCACTTCCTGATGAGTGGCGACCATGCCACCGGACTTCCGCCGTTGCCCGGCCGGTTCGCGATGTCGGAGTTCGGAAAAGGTTGCATGCGGGCGATGCGCGCCGGTCTGCCATGGGTCGTCGCCGACAGTTCCGAAGACGACCGCCTCGAAGCAGCGGACCTGAACGCCTATCGGGTGACCGGCATCCGGGCCGTCATCTGTGTGCCGCTGCTGCGCGCCGGCCGGTTCGTCGCCGCGATGGCCGTCCACCAGGCGACCGTCCGCCCCTGGACGGATGCCGAAATCGGCCTGGTGGAAATGATCGTGAACCGCTGCTGGGAATCCATCCAGCGCACACACGCCGGTCGGGCACTGCGAGACAGTGAACAGCGCTACCGGCTACTCGTGGAACGGGCCACGGACGCGATCTGGATGCTCGACCGAGACCTCAGATTCGACGAGATCAACCCGGCGGCCTGCGAACTGCTCGGCTACTCCCGTGATGAGCTCATCGGCACCCCGATCACCGACCTGCTCGAGAACGACGGAAGCGACCGGTGGCGAGAATTCGTCGTGGATCTGGGGAAGGTCTGGGAGACCAGCGATGTGCACCACTTCCACCGGGCGGACGGAACCACCATCGCCCTTGAACTGAGTATCCAGGCCACGCCGTCCGGTGTGCAGGCGATCGGCCGTGACGTCACCGAACGACGCCGCCGTGAAGCCGAGCGCGAACTCTTGCTGCAACGCGAACACGACATCGCGGAAACCCTTCAGCAGAGCCTGCTGCCCCGTGAACTCCCGGCACTGCCCCGGATCGCCGTCGCGGCACGCTATCTGCCCGTCGCCGCCCACGCGCAAACAGGCGGAGACTGGTATGAGTTGATCGCATTGCGTGGCTCTGTCGTGGCGCTCTCGGTCGGCGATGTCGTCGGCAAGGGACCACAGGCCGCGGCGGTCATGGGTCAGCTGCGCAGCGCACTGGCCGTCAGCCTCCTCGATGGACATGGGCCCGCTGCGGCGCTGCAACGCCTCGACGCCTTCGCCGCCCGCACCGAGGGAGCTCCGGGCACCACCTGTGCGTGCCTGACCCTCGACTGGGAAACCGGTGAATTGCGGTGGGCCCTCGCCGGGCACCCGCCTCCGGTGGTCGTCGGCGGCTCTACCGCGACACTGCTACCCGGCGGAGGCAGCGTGCTGGGCGGGCCGCGGCGCGCACGCTACCGAGAGGAAACCGCGACCCTGAAACCCGGAACCTCGGTGCTGCTGTATACCGACGGTTTGGTCGAACGGCGCGACGAGCACATCGACGAGGGTTTGCGACGGCTGTGCAAAGCCTTGGCGGACAACCATTCCTTATCCCCGGAGCCGCTGGTCGCAGCGGTCATCGACAGCCTGCTCGACACCGGCCAAGAAGACGACGTGGCGGTGCTCGGGCTCCGGCTGATACCGCAGCCGCTGAGACGCGAGCGAACCGCGGAACCCGCTATCCTCCGGGAGCTGCGCGCGGAGGTCATCGACTGGTCACAGCTCGCCGGTATCCCCGCCGGCTTGTATCAAGACCTGAACCTCGCCCTCGTCGAGGCGGTCGCGAACTCCATCGAGCACGCCTACCCACAGTCCGCGGGCCTGGTCACCTACTCGGTGACCAGGACCGCGACAGGCGACGTCGAGGTCGTCGTGACCGATCGCGGCATCTGGCGGCCCGAACCGGCCGATAATGGACACCGTGGTCGCGGAATCCAGCTCATCAACGCGTTGGCGGAAACAGCCACCATCGATCAATCCGAGCACGGCACCACAGTCCGGTTCCGGATCGCCTCGCGAACGGCATCGACCGCAGATGTGGTGCCCCCGGTCCTGACCGACGACACAGCTGTGAACCTGTCGGTGGACGGCGCGCCCGGCGAGCCGATCCTGCGCCTGACAGGCGACCTCGACCTGACCACCACCGCCTCCGTGAGGCCGGCTCTGCTCCACAGGATCGAAAGCACCGACGCGCCAGAACTCACGGTCGATCTGACCGGCGTGCGCTACCTCAGTAGCTGCGGCATCGCCCTCTTGCTCGACGCGGCGACACTCGCGTCAGGACAGAACTCGACGTTGACAGTGTTGACAACGGAGGGTTCCATGCCACTGCGGATCTTGGAAATCGCCGGGTTGACGGGGCTCGGCGACGACGCGCTCACCGTCGAAACCATGCCGACGGCTTCAGCCAACTGA